A region from the Panicum hallii strain FIL2 chromosome 1, PHallii_v3.1, whole genome shotgun sequence genome encodes:
- the LOC112899457 gene encoding protein NRT1/ PTR FAMILY 7.3-like — translation MDPTTVEPKWMSPTTEDGSMDRRGNPAVRAATGRWRSAILLLANYGLVTCAFFGVGVNLVVFLRRVLHQDNAEAANNISKWTGTVYIFSLIGAFLSDSYWGRYVTCAIFQIIYVTGLVILSLASWFLLVKPSGCGGVNARCDEPSAPGVALFYLSTYMIAFGNGGYQPSIATFGSDQFDETDPKEARSKVAFFSYFYLALNVGSLFSNTVLVYYEDSGRWVMGFWVSAAAAALALVLFLLGTPNYRHFNPSGNPLTRIAQVFVAAFRKWHAEVPREELLHEVEREDPKISGIRKILHSDELRFLDKAATVTEEEYGAPEKMKDPWRLCTVTQVEEVKCILKMLPIWLCTIVYSVVFTQMASLFVEQGATMNTNIGSFHFPAASMSLFDILSVLAFIAIYRRVLVPVMARLSGNPQGLTELQRMGVGLVIGMAAMVVAGVVEVERLRRVAAPDQPSSLSVLWQVPQYALIGASEVFMYVGQLEFFNGQAPDGVKSFGSALCMASISLGNYVSIMLVSVVTSLTAGERRPGWIPGNLNSGHLDRFYFLLAALSLVDLAVYIACAAWYKGIKLDGGGETRKASAHV, via the exons CTAACTATGGGCTCGTGACGTGCGCCTTCTTCGGCGTCGGTGTGAACCTGGTGGTGTTCCTGCGGCGGGTGCTCCACCAGGACAACGCCGAGGCGGCCAACAACATCAGCAAGTGGACCGGCACCGTCTACATCTTCTCGCTCATCGGCGCCTTCCTCAGCGACTCCTACTGGGGCCGATACGTCACCTGCGCCATCTTCCAGATCATCTACGTGACG GGCCTGGTGATACTGTCGCTCGCGTCATGGTTCTTGCTGGTGAAGCcctccggctgcggcggcgtcAATGCGCGCTGCGACGAGCCGTCGGCGCCCGGCGTCGCGCTCTTCTACCTGTCCACCTACATGATCGCCTTCGGCAACGGCGGGTACCAGCCTTCCATCGCCACGTTCGGGTCGGACCAGTTCGACGAGACGGACCCCAAGGAAGCTCGCTCCAAGGTCGCCTTCTTCAGCTACTTCTACCTGGCGCTCAACGTCGGGTCCctcttctccaacacggtgctGGTGTACTACGAGGACTCGGGCCGCTGGGTCATGGGGTTCTGGGtctcggcggccgccgcggcgctggCGCTCGTGCTCTTCCTGCTCGGCACGCCCAACTACCGGCACTTCAATCCGAGCGGCAACCCGCTGACGCGAATCGCGCAGGTGTTCGTCGCCGCGTTCCGCAAGTGGCATGCCGAGGTGCCCCGAGAGGAGCTCCTCCACGAGGTGGAACGAGAGGACCCCAAGATCTCTGGCATCCGCAAGATCCTTCACAGCGACGAGCTCAGGTTCCTCGACAAGGCGGCGACGGTCACCGAGGAGGAGTACGGCGCGCCGGAGAAGATGAAGGACCCGTGGCGGCTCTGCACGGTGACGCAGGTGGAGGAGGTGAAGTGCATCCTGAAGATGCTGCCCATCTGGCTGTGCACGATCGTGTACTCGGTGGTGTTCACCCAGATGGCGTCCCTGTTCGTGGAGCAGGGCGCCACCATGAACACCAACATCGGGTCGTTCCACTTCCCGGCCGCGAGCATGTCGCTGTTCGACATCCTCAGCGTGCTGGCGTTCATCGCCATCTACCGCCGCGTGCTGGTCCCCGTGATGGCGCGGCTGTCGGGCAACCCGCAGGGCCTGACGGAGCTGCAGCGCATGGGCGTGGGGCTCGTGATCGGCATGGCGGCCATGGTTGTGGCGGGCGTGGTGGAGGTGGAGCGGCTGCGgcgcgtggcggcaccggaccagCCGAGCTCCCTGAGCGTGCTGTGGCAGGTGCCGCAGTACGCTCTGATCGGGGCGTCGGAGGTGTTCATGTACGTGGGGCAGCTGGAGTTCTTCAACGGGCAGGCGCCCGATGGCGTGAAGAGCTTCGGCAGCGCGCTGTGCATGGCGTCCATCTCGCTGGGGAACTACGTGAGCATCATGCTGGTGAGCGTGGTCACCAGCCTCACCGCTGGGGAGAGGCGGCCCGGGTGGATCCCGGGGAACCTCAACTCGGGCCACCTCGACAGGTTCTACTTCCTCCTCGCCGCGCTTTCGCTCGTGGACCTCGCAGTGTACATCGCCTGCGCGGCGTGGTACAAGGGcatcaagctcgacggcggcggcgagacgaGGAAGGCCTCCGCCCACGTTTAA